Proteins encoded by one window of Streptacidiphilus sp. PB12-B1b:
- the cobO gene encoding cob(I)yrinic acid a,c-diamide adenosyltransferase, producing the protein MPQGQPTTVPEDGLTTRQRRTLPILAVHTGPGKGKSTAAFGLALRAWNQGWPIGVFQFVKSAKWKVGEENALRVLGASGEGGPVAWHKMGEGWSWVQRTIADSEEAAREGWEQVKRDLAAETYRLYVLDEFTYPLHWGWIDTAEVLAVLRDRPGNQHVVITGRNAPQALLDEADLVTEMTKVKHPMDAGRKGQRGIEW; encoded by the coding sequence ATGCCGCAGGGACAGCCGACCACCGTACCCGAGGACGGACTGACGACCCGTCAGCGCCGTACCCTGCCCATCCTGGCCGTGCACACCGGTCCGGGGAAGGGCAAGTCGACGGCCGCCTTCGGGCTGGCCCTGCGGGCCTGGAACCAGGGCTGGCCGATCGGGGTGTTCCAGTTCGTCAAGTCCGCCAAGTGGAAGGTCGGCGAGGAGAACGCGCTGCGGGTGCTGGGCGCCAGCGGCGAGGGCGGCCCGGTGGCCTGGCACAAGATGGGCGAGGGCTGGTCCTGGGTGCAGCGCACCATCGCCGACAGCGAGGAGGCCGCCCGCGAGGGCTGGGAGCAGGTCAAGCGCGACCTCGCGGCGGAGACCTACCGGCTGTACGTGCTGGACGAGTTCACCTATCCGCTGCACTGGGGCTGGATCGACACCGCCGAGGTGCTGGCCGTGCTGCGGGACCGCCCGGGCAACCAGCACGTCGTCATCACCGGCCGCAACGCGCCGCAGGCGCTGCTGGACGAGGCGGACCTGGTGACCGAGATGACCAAGGTCAAGCACCCGATGGACGCCGGCCGCAAGGGCCAGCGCGGCATCGAGTGGTGA
- a CDS encoding cobyrinate a,c-diamide synthase — MTAGAVPRIVLAAPASGSGKTTVATGLMAALTGRGLRVSPHKVGPDYIDPGYHALAAGRPGRNLDAFLAGPERLAPLLLHGSAGADVAVVEGVMGMFDGAAGRGEFASTAHVAKVLRAPVVLVVDASSQSRSVAALVHGFASWDPQVRLGGVILNRVASDRHEQLLREALEEGGGVPVLGAVRRSAEAATPSRHLGLVPAAERDAEAVRAVRDMGALVGAGVDLDAVLALARSAPPLPDRPWSAEAEIAALGGPVPGRPVVALAAGAAFSFSYAENAELLAAAGAEVAPFDPLRDERLPEGARGLVIGGGFPEVYAAQLSANAPLRAEVAALAASGAPLAAECAGLLYLGRSLDGQPMCGVLAADSRMSGRLTLGYREAVALSDSPLAAAGTRVHGHEFHRTVCEPSAGAAPAWGWRAADGPRTEGFTGASVHASYLHLHWSGAPELPLRLVRHAAASANSARRQGG; from the coding sequence GTGACGGCCGGGGCCGTGCCCAGGATCGTCCTGGCCGCGCCCGCCTCCGGCAGCGGGAAGACGACCGTCGCCACCGGGCTGATGGCCGCGCTGACCGGGCGCGGGCTGCGGGTGTCGCCGCACAAGGTGGGGCCGGACTACATCGACCCCGGCTACCACGCGCTGGCCGCCGGGCGGCCGGGGCGCAACCTGGACGCGTTCCTCGCCGGGCCCGAACGGCTGGCGCCGCTGCTGCTGCACGGCTCGGCCGGGGCGGACGTGGCCGTGGTCGAGGGCGTGATGGGGATGTTCGACGGCGCGGCCGGGCGGGGCGAGTTCGCCTCGACCGCGCACGTGGCCAAGGTGCTGCGGGCGCCGGTGGTGCTGGTGGTGGACGCCTCCTCGCAGAGCCGCTCGGTGGCGGCGCTGGTGCACGGCTTCGCCTCCTGGGATCCGCAGGTGCGGCTGGGCGGGGTGATCCTCAACCGGGTGGCCTCGGACCGGCATGAGCAACTGCTGCGCGAGGCGCTGGAGGAGGGCGGCGGCGTACCGGTGCTGGGAGCGGTGCGGCGCAGCGCCGAGGCGGCCACCCCCAGCCGCCATCTGGGCCTGGTCCCGGCGGCGGAGCGGGACGCCGAGGCGGTGCGGGCGGTGCGGGACATGGGCGCCCTGGTGGGGGCGGGCGTGGATCTGGACGCGGTGCTGGCCCTGGCCCGCTCCGCGCCGCCGCTGCCGGACCGGCCGTGGAGCGCGGAGGCGGAGATCGCCGCGCTGGGCGGGCCGGTGCCGGGCCGCCCGGTGGTGGCGCTGGCGGCGGGCGCGGCCTTCTCCTTCTCGTACGCGGAGAACGCCGAGCTGCTGGCGGCGGCCGGCGCCGAGGTGGCGCCGTTCGACCCGCTGCGGGACGAGCGGCTGCCCGAGGGGGCGCGCGGCCTGGTGATCGGCGGCGGCTTCCCCGAGGTGTACGCGGCGCAGCTGTCGGCCAATGCGCCGCTGCGCGCCGAGGTGGCGGCGCTGGCCGCCTCCGGCGCGCCGCTGGCGGCCGAGTGCGCCGGGCTGCTGTACCTGGGGCGGTCGCTGGACGGGCAGCCGATGTGCGGGGTGCTGGCGGCGGACTCCCGGATGAGCGGGCGGCTGACGCTGGGCTACCGCGAGGCGGTGGCGCTGTCGGACAGTCCGCTGGCCGCCGCCGGAACCCGGGTGCACGGCCACGAGTTCCACCGGACGGTCTGCGAGCCGTCGGCGGGGGCGGCCCCGGCCTGGGGCTGGCGTGCGGCGGACGGGCCGCGCACCGAGGGCTTCACCGGCGCCTCGGTGCACGCCTCCTACCTGCACCTGCACTGGTCGGGCGCGCCGGAGCTGCCGCTGCGCCTGGTCCGGCACGCCGCCGCGAGCGCCAACTCTGCTCGCCGCCAAGGGGGATGA